One window of the Streptomyces sp. TS71-3 genome contains the following:
- the rocD gene encoding ornithine--oxo-acid transaminase, with product MTATDVFINSAAENSARNYNPLPVVVASAEGAWMTDVEGRRYLDMLAGYSALNFGHGNRRLIDAAKAQLDRVTLTSRAFHHDRYADFCAQLAELCGMEMVLPMNTGAEAVETAVKTARKWGYRVKGVPDDTARIVVAANNFHGRTTTIISFSTDPEARDDHGPYTPGFDIVPYGDLAALRAAITDSTVAVLIEPIQGEAGVIVPPEGYLAGVREVTRAQNVLFVADEIQSGLGRTGRTFACEHEGVVPDMYILGKALGGGVVPVSAVVSSREVLGVFRPGEHGSTFGGNPLACAVALEVLAILRTGEYQERAAELGDHLHQELQSLAGVPGGPVREVRGRGLWAGVDLDPALGTGREFCERLVGRGVLAKDTHGSTIRLAPPLVISKEDLDWGIERLREAVARG from the coding sequence GTGACTGCAACCGACGTCTTCATCAACTCGGCCGCGGAGAACAGCGCCCGCAACTACAACCCGCTGCCCGTCGTCGTGGCGTCGGCCGAGGGCGCCTGGATGACGGACGTGGAGGGCCGTCGCTATCTGGACATGCTGGCCGGATACTCGGCGCTCAACTTCGGCCATGGCAACAGGCGCCTGATCGATGCCGCCAAGGCGCAGCTCGACCGGGTGACGCTGACGTCGCGCGCGTTCCACCACGACCGGTACGCCGACTTCTGCGCGCAGCTCGCCGAGTTGTGCGGCATGGAGATGGTGCTGCCGATGAACACCGGCGCCGAGGCCGTCGAGACCGCCGTCAAGACGGCGCGGAAGTGGGGCTACCGGGTCAAGGGCGTACCCGACGACACGGCGCGGATCGTGGTCGCCGCGAACAACTTCCACGGCCGCACCACCACGATCATCAGCTTCTCCACCGACCCGGAGGCGCGGGACGACCACGGTCCGTACACGCCCGGTTTCGACATCGTGCCGTACGGGGACCTGGCCGCCCTGCGCGCGGCGATCACCGACAGCACGGTCGCCGTCCTGATCGAACCCATCCAGGGCGAGGCCGGCGTGATCGTGCCGCCGGAGGGCTACCTCGCCGGGGTGCGGGAGGTGACCCGGGCACAGAACGTGCTCTTCGTCGCCGACGAGATCCAGTCCGGGCTGGGGCGGACGGGGCGGACGTTCGCCTGCGAGCACGAGGGTGTGGTGCCGGACATGTACATCCTCGGCAAGGCGCTCGGCGGGGGTGTGGTGCCGGTGTCCGCGGTCGTCTCGTCGCGGGAGGTGCTCGGAGTGTTCAGGCCGGGCGAGCACGGGTCGACGTTCGGGGGGAACCCGCTGGCCTGCGCGGTGGCGCTGGAGGTGCTGGCGATTCTGCGGACCGGTGAGTACCAGGAGCGGGCGGCGGAGCTGGGCGACCACCTCCACCAGGAGCTGCAGTCGCTTGCCGGGGTGCCCGGGGGGCCCGTGCGGGAGGTTCGGGGGCGGGGGCTCTGGGCTGGGGTCGATCTTGATCCTGCGTTGGGGACGGGGCGGGAGTTCTGTGAGCGGCTGGTGGGGCGGGGGGTGCTGGCCAAGGACACGCATGGGTCGACGATTCGGCTGGCGCCGCCGCTTGTGATCAGCAAGGAGGATCTGGACTGGGGGATCGAACGGCTGCGGGAGGCTGTGGCGCGGGGGTGA
- the glyA gene encoding serine hydroxymethyltransferase — MSLPRTPNSPNTPNPPNSPGSHPALSAADPDVAALVAAEEQLQADTLRMIPSENYVSAAVLEATGTVLTNKYSEGYPGRRYYEGQQNIDPLERLAAERARSVFGVEHANVQPYSGSPANLAVYLAFAEPGDTVMGMALPMGGHLTHGWSVSATGKWFRGVQYGVRRDTGRIDFDQVRELALAERPKLIFCGGTAVPRTIDFAAFAEIARECGAVLVADIAHIAGLVAGGAHPSPAPHADVISTTTHKTLRGPRGAMLMSREEHAKAIDKAVFPGLQGGPHNHTTAAIAVALHEAAQPAFRDYARAVVDNARTLGEELLARGFDLVSGGTDNHLILMDLTPKDVPGKVAAKALDRAGIVVNYNTVPYDPRKPFDPSGVRIGTPSLTSRGLGVQHMPAIAEWIDRGVTAAGAGDEDTLAKIRAEVGELMRAFPAPGLAQS; from the coding sequence ATGTCTCTTCCCCGCACCCCGAACTCTCCGAATACCCCGAACCCGCCGAACTCCCCTGGCTCCCACCCCGCCCTCTCCGCGGCCGACCCCGACGTCGCCGCGCTGGTGGCCGCCGAGGAGCAGCTCCAGGCCGACACGCTGCGGATGATCCCCAGCGAGAACTACGTCTCGGCCGCCGTGCTGGAGGCCACCGGCACCGTCCTCACGAACAAGTACAGCGAGGGCTACCCCGGCCGCCGCTACTACGAGGGGCAGCAGAACATCGACCCCCTGGAGCGGCTCGCCGCCGAGCGTGCCCGGTCCGTCTTCGGGGTCGAGCACGCGAACGTGCAGCCGTACTCGGGCTCCCCGGCGAACCTCGCCGTCTACCTCGCCTTCGCCGAGCCCGGCGACACCGTCATGGGCATGGCGCTGCCCATGGGCGGCCACCTCACCCACGGGTGGAGCGTTTCGGCCACGGGGAAGTGGTTCCGGGGCGTGCAGTACGGGGTGCGCCGCGACACGGGCCGCATCGACTTCGACCAGGTCCGCGAGCTGGCACTCGCCGAGCGGCCCAAGCTGATCTTCTGCGGCGGCACCGCCGTGCCGCGCACCATCGACTTCGCCGCCTTCGCGGAGATCGCCCGCGAGTGCGGCGCCGTGCTGGTCGCGGACATCGCCCACATCGCGGGGCTGGTCGCGGGCGGCGCGCACCCGTCGCCCGCGCCGCACGCCGACGTGATCTCGACGACCACCCACAAGACGCTGCGCGGGCCGCGCGGCGCGATGCTGATGTCCCGCGAGGAGCACGCCAAGGCCATCGACAAGGCGGTCTTCCCCGGGCTCCAGGGCGGGCCGCACAACCACACCACGGCCGCCATCGCGGTCGCCCTCCACGAGGCGGCCCAGCCGGCGTTCCGCGACTACGCCCGCGCGGTGGTGGACAACGCGCGTACGCTCGGCGAGGAGCTGCTGGCCCGCGGCTTCGACCTGGTCTCCGGCGGTACCGACAACCACCTGATCCTGATGGACCTCACCCCGAAGGACGTGCCGGGCAAGGTCGCGGCGAAGGCCCTCGACCGGGCGGGGATCGTCGTCAACTACAACACCGTGCCGTATGACCCGCGCAAGCCGTTCGACCCGTCCGGCGTGCGGATCGGCACGCCCTCGCTGACCTCGCGGGGCCTCGGGGTCCAGCACATGCCGGCGATCGCCGAGTGGATCGACCGCGGCGTGACGGCCGCGGGGGCGGGGGACGAGGACACGCTGGCGAAGATCAGGGCGGAGGTCGGGGAACTGATGCGTGCGTTCCCCGCGCCCGGACTCGCGCAGTCCTGA
- the trpS gene encoding tryptophan--tRNA ligase yields the protein MATDRPLAAQDNPQPDGSAPGARPRVLSGIQPTAGSFHLGNYLGAVRQWVALQETHDAFYMVVDLHAITIPQDPAELRANTRLAAAQLLAAGLDPERCTLFVQSHVPEHAQLAWVMNCLTGFGEAGRMTQFKDKAARQGTDSTSVGLFTYPILQVADILLYQADQVPVGEDQRQHVELTRDLAERFNGRFGSLFTVPAAYILKETARIYDLQDPTIKMSKSASTPKGLINLLDEPKSTAKKIKSAVTDTDTVIRFDPEAKPGVSNLLGIYSTLTGSTVEELEKKYDGKGYGALKTDLAEVVVEFVTPFKERTQQYLEDPETLDSILAKGAEKARAVAAETLAGAYERVGFLPAKH from the coding sequence ATGGCCACTGACCGCCCACTCGCCGCTCAAGACAACCCGCAGCCCGACGGATCCGCACCGGGTGCGCGACCCCGCGTGCTGTCCGGGATCCAGCCCACCGCGGGCTCGTTCCACCTGGGCAACTACCTCGGCGCCGTGCGCCAGTGGGTGGCCCTTCAGGAGACCCACGACGCGTTCTACATGGTCGTGGACCTGCACGCGATCACGATTCCCCAGGACCCGGCGGAGCTGCGCGCCAACACCCGGCTCGCCGCGGCCCAGCTCCTCGCGGCCGGTCTCGACCCGGAGCGCTGCACGCTCTTCGTGCAGAGCCACGTCCCGGAGCACGCGCAGCTCGCCTGGGTGATGAACTGCCTGACGGGCTTCGGCGAGGCCGGGCGGATGACGCAGTTCAAGGACAAGGCGGCACGGCAGGGCACCGACAGCACGTCGGTCGGCCTCTTCACGTACCCGATCCTCCAGGTCGCGGACATCCTCCTCTACCAGGCCGACCAGGTCCCGGTCGGCGAGGACCAGCGCCAGCACGTCGAGCTCACCCGCGACCTCGCCGAGCGGTTCAACGGCCGCTTCGGGTCGCTGTTCACCGTGCCGGCGGCGTACATCCTCAAGGAGACCGCCCGGATCTACGACCTCCAGGATCCGACGATCAAGATGAGCAAGTCGGCGTCCACCCCCAAGGGCCTGATCAACCTCCTGGACGAGCCGAAGAGCACCGCCAAGAAGATCAAGAGCGCGGTCACCGACACCGACACCGTGATCCGGTTCGACCCGGAGGCCAAGCCCGGCGTCAGCAACCTCCTCGGGATCTACTCGACGCTCACCGGCAGCACCGTCGAGGAGTTGGAGAAGAAGTACGACGGCAAGGGGTACGGCGCGCTGAAGACCGACCTCGCCGAGGTCGTGGTGGAGTTCGTGACGCCCTTCAAGGAGCGCACCCAGCAGTACCTGGAGGACCCGGAGACGCTGGACTCGATCCTCGCGAAGGGCGCGGAGAAGGCCCGCGCGGTCGCCGCGGAGACCCTCGCGGGGGCCTACGAGCGGGTGGGCTTCCTGCCCGCCAAGCACTGA
- a CDS encoding 2'-5' RNA ligase family protein produces the protein MGTVTIGVSIAVPEPHGSLLQERRAGFGDAAAHGIPTHVTLLPPTEVDEAALPAIEAHLAGVADAGRPFPMRLSGTGTFRPLSPVVFVQIVEGVDGCAWLQSRVRDPSGPVARELQFPYHPHVTVAHGIDEAAMDRAFEELSGYEAQWSCTGFALYEQGADGTWRKLREFAFGGPRVPPQATPHTAHGPRPGDGVPTLGAHPACDTRPIR, from the coding sequence GTGGGGACCGTAACGATCGGTGTGTCGATCGCGGTCCCGGAGCCACACGGCAGCCTGCTCCAGGAGCGGCGCGCGGGCTTCGGTGACGCCGCGGCCCACGGCATCCCCACCCACGTCACCCTGCTCCCGCCGACCGAGGTCGACGAAGCGGCGCTGCCCGCGATCGAGGCGCACCTCGCGGGTGTCGCCGACGCCGGGCGGCCCTTCCCGATGCGGCTGTCGGGGACGGGAACGTTCCGGCCGCTGTCGCCCGTCGTCTTCGTGCAGATCGTCGAGGGCGTCGACGGCTGCGCGTGGCTCCAGAGCCGGGTCCGCGATCCGTCCGGGCCCGTCGCACGGGAGCTCCAGTTCCCCTACCACCCGCATGTGACGGTGGCGCACGGGATCGACGAGGCCGCGATGGACCGGGCCTTCGAGGAGCTTTCGGGGTACGAGGCGCAGTGGTCCTGCACCGGCTTCGCGCTCTACGAGCAGGGGGCCGACGGGACGTGGCGCAAGCTGCGCGAGTTCGCCTTCGGCGGGCCGCGGGTGCCCCCGCAGGCGACCCCGCACACGGCGCACGGGCCCCGGCCGGGGGACGGCGTCCCAACCCTTGGCGCCCACCCGGCGTGCGATACGCGTCCTATACGGTAA
- a CDS encoding RloB domain-containing protein, whose translation MSSPCFEIWLLWHFENRTSWTGATELSRLLRKQGFSGKSMPEGFPYEKYPEAMSHASRCEEAKVKHAPPNPHSSVPQLISALLNAYGHRL comes from the coding sequence ATCAGCTCACCGTGCTTCGAAATCTGGCTACTATGGCATTTCGAGAACCGCACTTCATGGACAGGTGCGACTGAGCTTTCCAGACTCCTGCGCAAGCAAGGGTTCTCCGGAAAGAGCATGCCAGAAGGGTTCCCGTACGAAAAATATCCGGAGGCCATGTCCCACGCCTCCAGATGCGAAGAGGCGAAGGTAAAGCACGCGCCACCGAATCCGCACAGTTCGGTCCCCCAACTGATCTCGGCATTACTCAACGCCTATGGCCACAGGCTCTGA
- a CDS encoding ATP/GTP-binding protein, with product MKLHLAPEIAMLLRFRVTNHKSIRDTAELVFTKSSFEGVRPKDGDWGSVTNRVIGIFGPNASGKTTLLDAMDFAVKAISDSAKWSERESFPFAPFRLDKESRRETSAYEIDFTVKGTRHVYGFECDSGGIASEWLHSFPEGRRRLLFERDGPEPNAVTFSRSLKGENTRISHLMGRYNLYLSTASMANHAYLRRIHHYLTRHLPYAAFSEYYKQTRIMSVKKWIEDKEALQHAQSLLRFADLGIYRLSLEEVEIDEKTQSTLRRAMKAVLDKGDDEEKLFANFLEEQRKVISFWHKGSPAEDPHNLGLSEESSGTVAWLSLALPALREIKYGGALLVDELDSSLHPRLASALIAMFKSPEVNPLGAQLVFTSHGTSLMGHLAGDGLDREEMWFSEKSPEGVTEIYPLTDFPVKKDHNVERRYLGGRYGAVPTLAWEELLASLQMETQA from the coding sequence ATGAAACTGCACCTAGCCCCCGAGATAGCCATGCTTCTGAGGTTCCGTGTCACGAACCACAAGTCCATCCGTGACACCGCCGAACTCGTGTTCACCAAGTCAAGCTTCGAGGGCGTGCGCCCCAAGGACGGAGACTGGGGCTCGGTGACGAACCGGGTCATCGGCATCTTCGGCCCCAACGCGTCAGGGAAGACCACGCTCCTTGATGCAATGGACTTCGCAGTGAAGGCCATCAGTGATTCCGCCAAGTGGAGTGAGCGCGAATCCTTCCCATTCGCTCCGTTCCGCTTGGACAAGGAGTCCAGGAGGGAAACCTCCGCATACGAAATCGACTTCACGGTCAAGGGGACACGTCATGTGTACGGTTTCGAATGCGACTCCGGCGGAATCGCCTCCGAGTGGCTCCACTCATTTCCGGAGGGTCGGCGCCGGCTCCTTTTCGAGAGAGATGGACCAGAGCCGAACGCGGTGACCTTCAGCAGGAGCCTCAAGGGAGAAAATACGCGAATCTCCCACCTCATGGGGCGCTACAACTTGTACCTCTCCACCGCAAGTATGGCCAATCATGCCTACTTGCGGAGGATTCACCACTACTTGACCAGGCATTTGCCTTACGCCGCGTTCTCTGAATACTACAAACAGACCCGAATCATGTCGGTCAAGAAATGGATAGAAGACAAGGAGGCCCTACAGCACGCCCAGAGTCTGCTGCGCTTCGCCGATCTCGGGATCTACCGTCTCTCGCTGGAGGAAGTCGAAATCGACGAGAAGACGCAGTCGACCCTACGCAGGGCAATGAAAGCCGTTCTGGACAAGGGAGATGACGAAGAGAAGCTCTTCGCCAACTTCCTCGAAGAGCAGCGGAAGGTGATCAGCTTCTGGCACAAGGGATCACCCGCCGAGGATCCGCACAATCTGGGATTGAGCGAAGAAAGCAGTGGCACTGTCGCATGGCTTTCGCTCGCATTGCCCGCACTCCGAGAAATCAAGTACGGTGGCGCACTGCTTGTGGACGAGCTCGACTCCAGCCTGCACCCTCGGCTCGCGTCAGCACTCATTGCGATGTTCAAGTCCCCGGAGGTCAACCCGCTTGGGGCCCAGCTCGTATTCACCTCACACGGCACGTCCCTGATGGGGCACCTCGCAGGTGACGGCCTGGACAGGGAGGAGATGTGGTTCTCCGAGAAATCTCCCGAGGGAGTCACGGAGATCTACCCTCTGACGGATTTCCCGGTCAAAAAGGATCACAACGTGGAGCGGCGTTATCTCGGCGGGAGGTACGGTGCGGTGCCCACACTCGCCTGGGAGGAACTACTTGCGTCTCTCCAGATGGAGACTCAAGCATGA
- a CDS encoding decaprenylphospho-beta-D-erythro-pentofuranosid-2-ulose 2-reductase, with protein MKDAFGTPQSLLILGGTSEIALATARRLIARRTRAVWLAGRPSPGLDAAAEELRGLGADARTVPFDALDHGSHEEVLGKAFAAGGPGGDVDMVLLAFGVLGDQAHDESDPVAAARVAQTNYTGAVSAGLVCAKALQAQGHGSLVVLSSVAGERARRANFIYGSSKAGLDAFAQGLGDALHGTGVHVMVVRPGFVHTRMTAGRTAAPLATTPAAVAEAIETGLLRRTETVWVPGSLRYLMSALRHVPRPVFRRLPM; from the coding sequence ATGAAGGACGCCTTCGGCACCCCCCAGTCCCTGCTGATCCTCGGCGGCACCTCCGAGATCGCGCTGGCCACCGCCCGCCGCCTGATCGCGCGGCGCACCCGCGCGGTCTGGCTGGCGGGCCGCCCCTCGCCCGGCCTCGATGCGGCCGCCGAGGAGCTGCGCGGCCTCGGCGCCGACGCCAGGACGGTCCCGTTCGACGCGCTCGACCACGGGTCCCACGAGGAGGTGCTCGGCAAGGCGTTCGCGGCCGGCGGCCCCGGCGGGGACGTCGACATGGTGCTGCTCGCCTTCGGGGTCCTCGGCGACCAGGCGCACGACGAGAGCGATCCGGTCGCGGCGGCCCGGGTGGCGCAGACGAACTACACCGGGGCGGTCTCCGCGGGCCTGGTGTGCGCCAAGGCCCTCCAGGCGCAGGGCCACGGCTCGCTGGTGGTGCTGTCGTCGGTCGCCGGCGAGCGGGCCCGGCGCGCCAACTTCATCTACGGCTCCAGCAAGGCGGGCCTGGACGCGTTCGCCCAGGGCCTCGGCGACGCCCTGCACGGCACGGGGGTGCACGTCATGGTGGTGCGCCCCGGTTTCGTCCACACCAGGATGACGGCGGGCCGCACCGCCGCACCGCTGGCCACCACACCGGCGGCGGTCGCCGAGGCCATCGAGACGGGCCTGCTGCGCCGCACGGAGACGGTATGGGTACCAGGATCCCTGCGCTACCTGATGTCGGCACTCCGGCATGTGCCACGGCCGGTGTTCCGGCGGTTGCCGATGTAG
- a CDS encoding FAD-binding oxidoreductase, giving the protein MAAVTGTPPAAGSGAEPVAVTGWGRTAPTAARLLHPRSYTEAVDAVRACARPGARGAIARGLGRAYGDAAQNAGGAVLDMTGLDRVHVIDSANGLVLCDAGVSLHRLMEVLLPLGWFVPVTPGTRYVTVGGAIGADIHGKNHHGAGSFTRHVVSMELLTADGEVRTIEPGTPLFDATAGGMGLTGVILTATIRLLPVETSLMRVDTERATDLDDLMDRLTASDHRYRYSVAWIDLLARGASLGRAVLTRGDHAPLDALPARARRAPLAFRPGRLPGAPALVPDGLLGRRSVGLFNAFWYRRAPRAMTGELQRLSTFFHPLDGVPHWNRIYGRSGFVQYQFVVGHGRQEALRRIVRRISERRCPSFLAVLKRFGEAGPGWLSFPAPGWTLALDIPANLPGLGAFLDELDEEVAGAGGRVYLAKDSRLRPELLAAMYPRLDDFRALRADLDPGAVFTSDLSRRLGL; this is encoded by the coding sequence ATGGCCGCCGTCACCGGGACGCCTCCCGCCGCGGGCTCGGGCGCCGAGCCGGTCGCCGTCACCGGCTGGGGCCGCACGGCACCGACCGCCGCGCGACTGCTGCACCCCCGCAGCTACACGGAGGCCGTGGACGCCGTGCGCGCCTGCGCCCGCCCCGGCGCGCGCGGCGCGATCGCGCGCGGGCTGGGCCGCGCCTACGGCGACGCCGCGCAGAACGCGGGCGGTGCGGTGCTCGACATGACCGGGCTCGACCGCGTCCACGTCATCGACTCGGCGAACGGCCTGGTGCTCTGCGACGCCGGCGTCAGCCTGCACCGGCTGATGGAGGTGCTGCTTCCGCTCGGCTGGTTCGTGCCAGTGACCCCCGGCACCCGCTACGTGACGGTCGGCGGGGCGATCGGCGCCGACATCCACGGCAAGAACCACCACGGCGCCGGCTCCTTCACCCGGCATGTCGTCTCGATGGAGCTGCTCACCGCCGACGGCGAGGTCCGCACCATCGAACCCGGCACGCCGCTCTTCGACGCCACGGCCGGCGGCATGGGCCTGACCGGCGTGATCCTCACCGCGACGATCCGGCTGCTGCCCGTCGAGACGTCCCTGATGCGCGTGGACACCGAACGCGCCACGGACCTCGACGACCTGATGGACCGGCTGACCGCCTCCGACCACCGCTACCGCTACTCGGTCGCCTGGATCGACCTGCTCGCGCGCGGCGCGTCCCTCGGCCGGGCCGTCCTCACCCGCGGCGACCACGCGCCCCTCGACGCGCTGCCCGCCCGCGCCCGGCGCGCGCCCCTCGCCTTCCGCCCCGGCCGGCTGCCGGGCGCCCCCGCGCTGGTCCCCGACGGGCTGCTGGGCCGCCGCTCGGTGGGGCTGTTCAACGCGTTCTGGTACCGCAGGGCGCCAAGGGCCATGACCGGCGAGCTCCAGCGGCTCTCCACGTTCTTCCACCCCCTGGACGGCGTGCCGCACTGGAACCGCATCTACGGGCGGAGCGGCTTCGTGCAGTACCAGTTCGTCGTCGGCCACGGGCGTCAGGAGGCGCTGCGGCGGATCGTGCGGCGCATCTCGGAGCGCCGCTGCCCGTCGTTCCTGGCGGTGCTCAAGCGCTTCGGGGAGGCGGGCCCCGGCTGGCTCTCCTTCCCCGCGCCCGGCTGGACGCTCGCGCTGGACATCCCGGCGAACCTGCCCGGCCTCGGCGCGTTCCTCGACGAGCTCGACGAGGAGGTGGCCGGCGCGGGCGGCCGGGTCTACCTCGCCAAGGACTCCCGGCTGCGGCCCGAGCTGCTGGCCGCCATGTACCCGCGCCTGGACGACTTCCGCGCGCTGCGCGCCGACCTGGACCCCGGCGCCGTCTTCACCTCGGACCTCTCCCGCCGTCTCGGCCTGTGA
- a CDS encoding phosphatase PAP2 family protein, which produces MAELDHRLLAVLHGCGERPEVAAAARALSWSGEHGALWLAAGLATAAVDRERRAAWLRGTALTAGAHLASMGVKRLVRRPRPARLRPRVRTAGAHSFPSSHATSAVAAAVAYGALRPTGTRLAAPLAAAMCVSRLVVGVHYPSDVAAGAALGGLLARLGTGWMTRPLLRAAPAAVPSPVRLKGRHHD; this is translated from the coding sequence CTGGCCGAGCTGGACCACCGGCTGCTGGCCGTGCTGCACGGCTGCGGCGAGCGGCCTGAGGTGGCCGCGGCTGCCCGCGCCCTCTCCTGGAGCGGCGAGCACGGTGCGCTCTGGCTGGCCGCCGGGCTCGCCACGGCCGCCGTGGACCGTGAGCGGCGGGCCGCCTGGCTGCGCGGCACCGCGCTCACGGCCGGCGCGCACCTGGCCAGCATGGGCGTGAAACGGCTGGTGCGCCGGCCGCGTCCGGCCCGCCTCCGGCCCCGGGTGCGCACGGCGGGCGCGCACTCCTTCCCCAGCTCGCACGCCACGTCCGCCGTGGCGGCGGCGGTCGCCTACGGCGCGCTGCGGCCCACCGGCACCCGCCTCGCGGCCCCGCTCGCCGCCGCGATGTGCGTCTCGCGGCTGGTCGTCGGCGTCCACTACCCGTCCGACGTCGCCGCCGGCGCGGCCCTCGGCGGCTTGCTGGCCCGCCTCGGCACCGGCTGGATGACCCGCCCGCTGCTCCGGGCCGCGCCGGCCGCCGTGCCGTCCCCCGTCCGCCTGAAAGGCCGTCACCATGACTGA
- a CDS encoding decaprenyl-phosphate phosphoribosyltransferase, which translates to MTERTALLGRARPPGQDPPGVDPDAPGDGRPRRLARLAPRALAALALGLLRTARPRQWIKNVLVVAAPAAAGQLSSASALTKLALVFLLFTAAASAVYLINDAADADADRAHPVKCRRPVAAGQVPVPVAYAVGGVLAVGAPLTAWVLCTPFAGALLTAYVCMQFAYCISLKHVLVVDLTIVATGFVMRTMMGGLALGIPLSRWFLITTAFGALFMVAAKRYSEAVQLAGQDGATRALLTEYTAGYLRFVWQLAGGAAVLAYCLWALEGGGAHATAGLLPWRQLSMIAFTLAVLRYAVFADRGTAGEPEDVVLHDRALAVIGALWLGMYGLAVAGW; encoded by the coding sequence ATGACTGAACGCACCGCCCTGCTGGGCCGCGCACGGCCGCCCGGGCAGGACCCGCCGGGCGTCGACCCCGATGCCCCGGGGGATGGGCGCCCCCGCCGCCTCGCCCGGCTCGCGCCGCGGGCGCTGGCGGCGCTCGCCCTCGGCCTGCTGCGCACCGCACGCCCCCGCCAGTGGATCAAGAACGTCCTGGTGGTCGCCGCGCCCGCGGCGGCGGGCCAGCTCTCCTCCGCCTCCGCGCTCACCAAACTCGCCCTCGTCTTCCTGCTCTTCACGGCCGCCGCGTCCGCCGTCTACCTGATCAACGACGCCGCGGACGCCGACGCCGACCGCGCCCACCCGGTCAAGTGCCGCCGCCCGGTCGCCGCGGGCCAGGTGCCCGTGCCGGTCGCCTACGCGGTCGGGGGAGTGCTCGCGGTGGGCGCCCCGCTCACGGCGTGGGTGCTGTGCACGCCGTTCGCGGGGGCCCTGCTGACGGCGTACGTCTGCATGCAGTTCGCGTACTGCATCAGCCTCAAGCACGTCCTCGTCGTGGACCTCACCATCGTCGCCACCGGCTTCGTGATGCGGACCATGATGGGCGGGCTCGCGCTGGGCATCCCGCTGTCGCGCTGGTTCCTGATCACCACCGCCTTCGGCGCGCTCTTCATGGTCGCCGCCAAGCGGTACTCCGAGGCCGTGCAGCTGGCCGGGCAGGACGGCGCCACCCGGGCGCTGCTGACCGAGTACACCGCCGGCTACCTGCGGTTCGTGTGGCAGCTCGCGGGCGGTGCGGCCGTCCTCGCGTACTGCCTGTGGGCCCTGGAGGGCGGCGGGGCGCACGCCACCGCGGGACTGCTGCCCTGGCGCCAGCTCTCCATGATCGCCTTCACCCTGGCCGTGCTGCGGTACGCCGTCTTCGCCGACCGGGGCACGGCGGGCGAGCCGGAGGACGTGGTCCTGCACGACCGGGCGCTCGCGGTGATCGGCGCCCTGTGGCTGGGCATGTACGGGCTCGCGGTCGCCGGCTGGTGA
- a CDS encoding GtrA family protein, whose protein sequence is MWWAPRNRSVRRARELPGDEPDESPSRRASWHRGHSREVIGFAAAGLGAYAADLALFVWLRGPVGLGPLTAKAASFLVACSIAYTGNALVTYRGRHAKRGPRLRRYCTFFAVNLAGATVQLLCIAVSHYGLGLTSARADTVSGAGVGMVLGTALRFWGTRTFVFSAGPAQERPAGHPGPGHPMERTP, encoded by the coding sequence ATGTGGTGGGCGCCCCGGAACCGTTCCGTCCGGCGGGCCCGGGAGCTGCCCGGCGACGAGCCGGACGAGTCCCCGAGCCGACGGGCGTCCTGGCACCGCGGGCACTCCCGCGAGGTGATCGGGTTCGCCGCCGCGGGCCTTGGCGCCTACGCGGCCGACCTCGCGCTCTTCGTCTGGCTGCGCGGGCCCGTGGGGCTCGGCCCGCTCACCGCCAAGGCCGCCTCGTTCCTGGTGGCCTGCTCGATCGCGTACACGGGCAACGCGCTGGTCACCTACCGCGGACGGCACGCGAAACGCGGGCCCCGGCTGCGCAGGTACTGCACCTTCTTCGCCGTCAACCTCGCCGGCGCCACCGTCCAGCTCCTGTGCATCGCCGTCTCCCACTACGGCCTCGGGCTCACCTCGGCACGGGCGGACACGGTGTCAGGGGCGGGCGTCGGCATGGTGCTGGGCACGGCACTGCGCTTCTGGGGGACCCGCACCTTCGTCTTCTCGGCCGGCCCCGCGCAGGAGCGGCCGGCCGGGCACCCGGGGCCCGGCCACCCCATGGAGCGGACACCATGA